In the genome of Maribacter forsetii DSM 18668, the window TGCAGATAAAGGCGGACTTTTTGTTTCAAATGATGCCGGTGCCTCTTGGAGTATGGTTAGTGGAGACAATAGATTGGTACAACGCGCTTGGTATTATATTGAGGTTTTTATAGACCCAAACGATGAAGATACAGTGTATGTTTTAAGTGCACCTGCGCTTCGTTCTGAAGATGGTGGAAAAACATGGGAAACGCTTTCAGGAACTCATGGAGATTATCATAACCTATGGATTAATCCTGATAATTCTAAGAATATGGTGATTGCCAATGATGGTGGGGCTGCCGTTTCTTTTGATTATGCAAAAACTTGGTCCACTCAAGATAACATGCCTACAGCTCAATTTTATCGTATTAGTGTGGACAATCTGTTTCCGTATAATATTTATGGAGGTCAACAAGATAATAGGTCTGTGAAGATATCTAGCTTATCTGCAGGTAGCAGTAGTATTACAACTAGAGATTGGACAGATTCTGCGGGTGGTGAGAGTGCCTTTCTAGCCTTTGATCCAGACAACCCAAGATATGTTATGGGAGGTCAGTATTTAGGTACGGTAGAGGTGATGGATATGGAGTCTAAAGCGGCAACTCAAATCATGCAAGCGCCTATTCAATATTTAGGTCGCGAGGCTAGGGATATGAGGTATTTGTTTAATTGGAATGCTCCGATAATAGCTTCTACGCATGAATTGGGCACCTTTTATCACGGAGCGCAATATGTATTTAGAACCCGTGATATGGGTCTAACTTGGGATAAAATTTCTGATGACCTTACACGCAATATAGATGCCAAACAAGGTAATGGTGGTGGACCATATACTAATGAAGCAGTAGGTGCCGAGAATTATGGTACGCTGGCTTACATATTAGAATCTCCGCATGAAAAAGGATTTATCTGGACAGGTAGTGATGATGGATTGGTGCACTTGACTAAAAACGGTGGTGAAACTTGGGAAAATGTAACCCCTAAAGGATTAAAAGAATGCTTGATTAATGCGATAGAGGTTTCTCCGCATGATCCTGCCACGGCTTACATTGCTACAACACGATATAAATTCAATGACTATACGCCAGGTTTCTATAAAACAACAGACTATGGTAAAACTTGGACGGCTATAAACTCCGGTATTCCTTATGGTGCTTTTACGCGTGTAGTTCGTGAAGATGAGTTTAAAAAGGATTTACTTTACGCCGGTACGGAGAAAGGTATCTATGCATCATGGAACGGAGGCAAATCTTGGGAACCTTTTCAATTGAATTTACCAAAAACACCTATTACCGATTTAAAAATGCATAAAGGTGATATGGTAGTGGCTACTTCTGGTCGCTCTTTCTGGATTCTAGATGATGTAATTGCACTTGGGCAATACCAACCTTCTAAAACGGGACTTCAAATTTTAAAGCCCAAAGATGCTTATAATGGTTCTTGGAGAAGTCCGTTGAGTGGTAATTCAGATAAATTTACGGGTAGTGATGCATTTAACGGCATTAATCCAGCTAACGGGGTGGTATTGTATTATGAGCTCCCAAAATTAGCAGATAGTACGGCAATTGCATTAGAAGTTTCAGATGCTAAAGGAAAAGTAATTAGAACCATTAGTTCAGAAAAAGATCCTACATACAAACCACATAATGGTGGTGGTTCGCCACCTGCACCAACTTTAAGTAAGAAAAAAGGATTGAATCGTTTTGTTTGGGATATGAAACACCCAATTATGCCAGGAGTACCTGATGTATATATTGAAGCAGGATTTAGCGGACATAAAGTTTCCCCTGGTACGTATACTTTTAAATTAATAGTAGACGGGCAAACAGTTGCTACGACCGGAACAATAAAAGAGGTGCCTACCTATGAGACAAAACCTGGTCAGTATGAAGAATTTGATGCGTTTATGACTACCGCAGAAGCAGAGTTGACAGAAATGCATAATATGATCAATCAGTTGTATGCGGCTCAAAAAGACTTGACCGAAGTATTGAAAAAAGTTATGGACCCTAGCGTTAAAACAGCGGGCGAAAAATTACTTGCGGATATGAAAGCTTGGGATGCCGATATGGTACAGCGTAAATCTCAAGCATATGATGATGTAGAGAATTTCCCAAATAAGTTTTCTGCGGAATATATATTCATGATCAATCAAACAAATAGTAGTATTCCAAGATTAAACAAGGCAAGTAAAGACCGTAAGGCTGAATTAGATACGCAATGGACTGGTTTAAAAGCTAAAGGAAAGCAATTCATCAATACAGCTATACCTGCTTACAATAAAACGTTATGGGATGTAGGAGTGGGTGCTATAAGATTATAAGATAAGTTCTATTCGCTTTTACTAACTTTGAACTTGTTTAAGTTGAGAAAAGAGAAAAGAGAAAAGAGAAAATAGAATATAGAAAAGAGAAGGGAGAAATTAATTTTGCACTTGTGTTTGAGTTTGAGTTTTGAATTTGAATTTGAATTTGTTTCTTGCTTTTTAGCTTGCCTCTTGAACTTGAGTTTGTTTTTATAAGCCTTATGACAGAATATTACAATTATATAAAATCCCTGCATCTCATTTTCGTAATAACGTGGTTTGCAGGGCTTTTTTATATTCCTAGATTATTCATTTATCATATAGAAGCTCACCTAAAAGCATCACCTGAAAAGGAAATTCTTTCCAAACAATTGAAGTTGATGGCCAAACGCTTGTGGTATATTATTACTTGGCCATCGGCTGTATTGGCGGTATTTTTTGCCATTTGGTTGCTTATTATTTACCCAGGATGGTTATCGCAACCTTGGATGCACATAAAACTTGGTTTTGTAGTGTTATTGATATTATATCACCTAAAAAACCATCAAATTTTCAAGAAGTTTCAACAAGATGATATTCAATACACCTCTAAATTCATGCGTATATGGAATGAAGGTGCCACGCTAATTTTATTCGCAGTTGTCTTCTTGGTGATTTTGAAGAGTTCTTTTAATTGGATTTTTGGGGTAGTGGGTATTATAGTTTTAGGAATACTTTTAATGCTGGGAATAAGACTATACAAAAGAATAAGGAACAAGAATCCCGAAGCTTAGTGTACTATTAAAAGACGTAATAGCAACAAGTATAAGTAGTTCTTATTGAAAACTAAAATGCAGGTTATACAGTTTTGATGGCTTTTGTTTTAATCAGTTTTCAGGTTTACTTTCTCCTTATTTGGTAAAGGAACAAAGCTATTTTGTACCATTCATTTTCTTCGAAATTTTAGGGTGTCCTTCTCAATACAATCGTTTTTTTAATAGAGTCCTCTATTCACTGAAAACCTCATGCCATTCACTGAAATTGCGCATTTTACGTTAAATCATTATTCATATTTGTGGTTACATGAAAGGAAGTAAAAAGAGGTATTAATGAGATGGAACGCTAGGGTTTCTTTTATTGATTCTAATGTTGACTTGCACCTAAATAGTATTGAATCCAAAATTTGAAATATATATTATGAAAAAAACATTTTTAATTTTGCCAGGACTACCCTTGTTATTTCTTGTAACGCTATTGCTATTAAGTTGTTCAGATGATGATTCTACAACGAGTGACACCACGTATGAAACAACAGATGATGACATTACCGAAGATGATACTACAGATGAGGACAGCTCAGAAGACACCTTTTCCTTAGAATGTACAACTGACGATGCCGAACAGTCTGTAAATACTGAAATAGAGACCATGCGACAGACCGTTGTAGATTTTAGAAACTCTCTTTCCACCA includes:
- a CDS encoding VPS10 domain-containing protein; this encodes MKKQLLFFIAVLATTITFAQNANDYFQPLKFRNIGPFRGGRSVTATGVIGDPMTYYMGTTGGGVWKTESAGQRWENISDGYFELGSVGAVSVSASNPNIVYVGMGEHAPRGVMTSYGDGVYKSTDAGKTWKKMGLEKTQHISRIIIHPTNPDIVYVAAQGALFEGNAERGVYKSVDGGKTWKNTLFVNNLTGASELSMDANYPEIMYAAMWEHQRKPNMVVSGGAGSGLYKSTDAGETWQKIHNGLPEEKGKMAIAVSPSNSNKVYALIESDSDADKGGLFVSNDAGASWSMVSGDNRLVQRAWYYIEVFIDPNDEDTVYVLSAPALRSEDGGKTWETLSGTHGDYHNLWINPDNSKNMVIANDGGAAVSFDYAKTWSTQDNMPTAQFYRISVDNLFPYNIYGGQQDNRSVKISSLSAGSSSITTRDWTDSAGGESAFLAFDPDNPRYVMGGQYLGTVEVMDMESKAATQIMQAPIQYLGREARDMRYLFNWNAPIIASTHELGTFYHGAQYVFRTRDMGLTWDKISDDLTRNIDAKQGNGGGPYTNEAVGAENYGTLAYILESPHEKGFIWTGSDDGLVHLTKNGGETWENVTPKGLKECLINAIEVSPHDPATAYIATTRYKFNDYTPGFYKTTDYGKTWTAINSGIPYGAFTRVVREDEFKKDLLYAGTEKGIYASWNGGKSWEPFQLNLPKTPITDLKMHKGDMVVATSGRSFWILDDVIALGQYQPSKTGLQILKPKDAYNGSWRSPLSGNSDKFTGSDAFNGINPANGVVLYYELPKLADSTAIALEVSDAKGKVIRTISSEKDPTYKPHNGGGSPPAPTLSKKKGLNRFVWDMKHPIMPGVPDVYIEAGFSGHKVSPGTYTFKLIVDGQTVATTGTIKEVPTYETKPGQYEEFDAFMTTAEAELTEMHNMINQLYAAQKDLTEVLKKVMDPSVKTAGEKLLADMKAWDADMVQRKSQAYDDVENFPNKFSAEYIFMINQTNSSIPRLNKASKDRKAELDTQWTGLKAKGKQFINTAIPAYNKTLWDVGVGAIRL
- a CDS encoding CopD family protein, with the translated sequence MTEYYNYIKSLHLIFVITWFAGLFYIPRLFIYHIEAHLKASPEKEILSKQLKLMAKRLWYIITWPSAVLAVFFAIWLLIIYPGWLSQPWMHIKLGFVVLLILYHLKNHQIFKKFQQDDIQYTSKFMRIWNEGATLILFAVVFLVILKSSFNWIFGVVGIIVLGILLMLGIRLYKRIRNKNPEA